The Oncorhynchus nerka isolate Pitt River linkage group LG12, Oner_Uvic_2.0, whole genome shotgun sequence genome includes a region encoding these proteins:
- the LOC115138599 gene encoding cell division cycle 5-like protein isoform X2, whose translation MPRIMIKGGVWRNTEDEILKAAVMKYGKNQWSRIASLLHRKSAKQCKARWYEWLDPSIKKTEWSREEEEKLLHLAKLMPTQWRTIAPIIGRTAAQCLEHYEFLLDKAAQRDNEEDTADDPRKLKPGEIDPNPETKPARPDPVDMDEDELEMLSEARARLANTQGKKAKRKAREKQLEEARRLAALQKRRELRAAGIDAQKKRKKKRGVDYNAEIPFEKKPSQGFYDTSMELYEGLEPNFKRLRQQHLDGELRNEKEERERKRDRQKIKKKKESDLPSAILQTSGVAEFTKKRSKLVLPAPQISDAELEEVVKLGQASEVARQTAEESGITNSASSALLSEYSLSNSAMTTGLRTPKTPAAQDKILQEAQNLMALTNVDTPLKGGLNTPLHQSDFSGVTPQRQAVQTPNTVLTTPFRTPGPGSEGGMTPQGALTPKGPGTVTPGVTPGRTPLRDKLNINSEEQLADPAYARHLQRESREQLKLGLMSLPIPKNDFEIVLPENAETELEEMETETGYMEDASEIELRNRAARDAEQEKELKLRHTAVQRILPRPSEVNESILRPLGTDPLSELQQAEEIIKKEMITMLHFDCLHHPPANQQRSKQRGPASTSNNAEHIAHLDRHPYKPISNEELAHASELLSQEMEVVRAGMGHGDLSMEAYSQVWEECYGQVLYLSAQSRYTRANLASKKDRIDSLEKKLEINRGHMTCEARRAARLERRLKVLLGGYQSRAVGLLKQHGELWEQ comes from the exons ATGCCGCGTATCATGATCAAGGGGGGTGTATGGCGAAACACCGAG gaTGAAATACTGAAGGCAGCGGTGATGAAATATGGGAAGAACCAGTGGTCTCGTATTGCCTCCCTGCTGCACCGCAAGTCTGCCAAACAGTGCAAGGcccgctg GTATGAGTGGCTGGATCCCAGCATTAAGAAAACCGAGTGGtccagagaagaagaggagaagctGCTCCATCTGGCCAAGCTTATGCCCACCCAATGGAGGACCATTGCTCCTATCATAGGACGCACCGCTGCCCAGTGTCTGGAGCACTACGAGTTTCTACT agacaAAGCAGCCCAGAGGGACAATGAGGAGGATACAGCTGATGATCCCAGGAAACTGAAGCCTGGAGAGATCGACCCCAACCCTGAAACCAAGCCCGCTAGGCCTGACCCTGTGGATATGGACGAag atgagcTGGAGATGCTGTCTGAGGCCAGAGCTCGTCTGGCCAACACTCAGGGGAAGAAAGCCAAGAGGAAGGCCAGAGAGAAACAGCTGGAGGAGGCCAG ACGACTGGCTGCTCTACAGAAGCGCAGGGAGTTGAGGGCAGCAGGCATCGACGctcagaagaagaggaagaagaagagaggagtggactACAATGCTGAGATTCCCTTTGAGAAGAAACCTTCTCAG GGTTTCTATGACACCAGCATGGAGCTCTATGAAGGTCTGGAACCAAACTTCAAACGCCTGAGACAACAACACCTGGACGGAGAGCTACGcaa tgagaaggaggagagggagaggaagagggatagacagaagaTCAAGAAGAAGAAGGAAAGTGATCTTCCGTCAGCCATCCTCCAGACTAGCGGAGTAGCGGAGTTCACCAAGAAACGCAGCAAACTGGTGCTGCCTGCACCACAG ATCTCTGATGCGGAGCTGGAGGAGGTGGTTAAGCTGGGTCAGGCCAGTGAAGTGGCTCGTCAGACCGCTGAGGAATCTGGGATCACTAACTCCGCCTCCTCAGCCCTACTGTCAGAATACAGCCTTTCCAACAGCGCCATGACAACTGGGCTACGCACCCCCAAGACCCCTGCCGCGCAGGACAAGATACTACAG gaggCCCAGAACCTGATGGCTCTAACTAACGTAGACACTCCTCTGAAAGGAGGTCTGAACACTCCTCTCCACCAGAGTGACTTCTCAGGAGTCACACCCCAAAGACAGGCAGTACAGACACCGAATACTGTACTGACCACACCTTTCAG AACCCCGGGTCCAGGGTCTGAGGGCGGTATGACCCCCCAGGGAGCATTAACCCCTAAAGGACCGGGTACTGTGACCCCTGGAGTAACCCCTGGGCGCACCCCTCTACGAGACAAACTCAACATCAATAGTGAGGAACAACTAGCAGACCCTGCCTACGCTAGACATCTG CAACGAGAGTCGAGGGAGCAGCTGAAGCTGGGTCTGATGTCGCTGCCGATCCCCAAGAACGACTTTGAGATCGTTCTACCAGAAAACGCAGAGACTGAACTGGAGGAAATGGAGACGGAGACCGGATACATGGAGGACGCCTCAGAGATAGAGCTACGCAATCGG gctgCCCGGGAtgcagagcaggagaaagagcTGAAGCTGAGACACACTGCTGTACAGAGGATTCTACCCAGACCATCAGAG GTGAATGAGTCTATCCTGCGTCCGTTGGGAACAGATCCTCTGTCAGAACTGCAGCAGGCTGAGGAGATTATCAAGAAGGAGATGATCACTATGCTGCACTTTGACTGTCTACACCACCCACCAGCCAACCAACAG CGCAGCAAACAACGAGGGCCTGCCTCCACCTCCAACAACGCAGAACACATTGCCCACCTGGACAGACACCCCTACAAGCCAATCAGCAATGAGGAGCTGGCacat GCCAGTGAGTTGCTGAGCCAGGAGATGGAGGTGGTGAGGGCAGGTATGGGTCACGGGGACCTGTCCATGGAGGCCTACAGCCAGGTGTGGGAGGAGTGTTACGGCCAGGTGCTGTACCTCTCCGCCCAGAGCCGCTACACCAGGGCCAACCTGGCCTCCAAGAAGGACCGCATAGACTCTCTGGAGAAGAAACTAGAG ATCAACCGAGGCCACATGACGTGTGAGGCCCGTCGCGCTGCTCGTCTGGAGCGTCGTCTCAAG GTGTTACTAGGAGGGTACCAGTCCCGTGCTGTAGGTCTACTGAAGCAGCATGGTGAACTGTGGGAACAGtga
- the LOC115138599 gene encoding cell division cycle 5-like protein isoform X3: MPRIMIKGGVWRNTEDEILKAAVMKYGKNQWSRIASLLHRKSAKQCKARWYEWLDPSIKKTEWSREEEEKLLHLAKLMPTQWRTIAPIIGRTAAQCLEHYEFLLDKAAQRDNEEDTADDPRKLKPGEIDPNPETKPARPDPVDMDEDELEMLSEARARLANTQGKKAKRKAREKQLEEARRLAALQKRRELRAAGIDAQKKRKKKRGVDYNAEIPFEKKPSQGFYDTSMELYEGLEPNFKRLRQQHLDGELRNEKEERERKRDRQKIKKKKESDLPSAILQTSGVAEFTKKRSKLVLPAPQISDAELEEVVKLGQASEVARQTAEESGITNSASSALLSEYSLSNSAMTTGLRTPKTPAAQDKILQEAQNLMALTNVDTPLKGGLNTPLHQSDFSGVTPQRQAVQTPNTVLTTPFRTPGPGSEGGMTPQGALTPKGPGTVTPGVTPGRTPLRDKLNINSEEQLADPAYARHLQRESREQLKLGLMSLPIPKNDFEIVLPENAETELEEMETETGYMEDASEIELRNRAARDAEQEKELKLRHTAVQRILPRPSEVNESILRPLGTDPLSELQQAEEIIKKEMITMLHFDCLHHPPANQQRSKQRGPASTSNNAEHIAHLDRHPYKPISNEELAHASELLSQEMEVVRAGMGHGDLSMEAYSQVWEECYGQVLYLSAQSRYTRANLASKKDRIDSLEKKLEINRGHMTCEARRAARLERRLKVLLGGYQSRAVGLLKQHGELWEQVEQAATELHTFTELKKQEDTAIPRRQEALREDVERQQEREKELQQRYGDLLLEKEALLSAKY, from the exons ATGCCGCGTATCATGATCAAGGGGGGTGTATGGCGAAACACCGAG gaTGAAATACTGAAGGCAGCGGTGATGAAATATGGGAAGAACCAGTGGTCTCGTATTGCCTCCCTGCTGCACCGCAAGTCTGCCAAACAGTGCAAGGcccgctg GTATGAGTGGCTGGATCCCAGCATTAAGAAAACCGAGTGGtccagagaagaagaggagaagctGCTCCATCTGGCCAAGCTTATGCCCACCCAATGGAGGACCATTGCTCCTATCATAGGACGCACCGCTGCCCAGTGTCTGGAGCACTACGAGTTTCTACT agacaAAGCAGCCCAGAGGGACAATGAGGAGGATACAGCTGATGATCCCAGGAAACTGAAGCCTGGAGAGATCGACCCCAACCCTGAAACCAAGCCCGCTAGGCCTGACCCTGTGGATATGGACGAag atgagcTGGAGATGCTGTCTGAGGCCAGAGCTCGTCTGGCCAACACTCAGGGGAAGAAAGCCAAGAGGAAGGCCAGAGAGAAACAGCTGGAGGAGGCCAG ACGACTGGCTGCTCTACAGAAGCGCAGGGAGTTGAGGGCAGCAGGCATCGACGctcagaagaagaggaagaagaagagaggagtggactACAATGCTGAGATTCCCTTTGAGAAGAAACCTTCTCAG GGTTTCTATGACACCAGCATGGAGCTCTATGAAGGTCTGGAACCAAACTTCAAACGCCTGAGACAACAACACCTGGACGGAGAGCTACGcaa tgagaaggaggagagggagaggaagagggatagacagaagaTCAAGAAGAAGAAGGAAAGTGATCTTCCGTCAGCCATCCTCCAGACTAGCGGAGTAGCGGAGTTCACCAAGAAACGCAGCAAACTGGTGCTGCCTGCACCACAG ATCTCTGATGCGGAGCTGGAGGAGGTGGTTAAGCTGGGTCAGGCCAGTGAAGTGGCTCGTCAGACCGCTGAGGAATCTGGGATCACTAACTCCGCCTCCTCAGCCCTACTGTCAGAATACAGCCTTTCCAACAGCGCCATGACAACTGGGCTACGCACCCCCAAGACCCCTGCCGCGCAGGACAAGATACTACAG gaggCCCAGAACCTGATGGCTCTAACTAACGTAGACACTCCTCTGAAAGGAGGTCTGAACACTCCTCTCCACCAGAGTGACTTCTCAGGAGTCACACCCCAAAGACAGGCAGTACAGACACCGAATACTGTACTGACCACACCTTTCAG AACCCCGGGTCCAGGGTCTGAGGGCGGTATGACCCCCCAGGGAGCATTAACCCCTAAAGGACCGGGTACTGTGACCCCTGGAGTAACCCCTGGGCGCACCCCTCTACGAGACAAACTCAACATCAATAGTGAGGAACAACTAGCAGACCCTGCCTACGCTAGACATCTG CAACGAGAGTCGAGGGAGCAGCTGAAGCTGGGTCTGATGTCGCTGCCGATCCCCAAGAACGACTTTGAGATCGTTCTACCAGAAAACGCAGAGACTGAACTGGAGGAAATGGAGACGGAGACCGGATACATGGAGGACGCCTCAGAGATAGAGCTACGCAATCGG gctgCCCGGGAtgcagagcaggagaaagagcTGAAGCTGAGACACACTGCTGTACAGAGGATTCTACCCAGACCATCAGAG GTGAATGAGTCTATCCTGCGTCCGTTGGGAACAGATCCTCTGTCAGAACTGCAGCAGGCTGAGGAGATTATCAAGAAGGAGATGATCACTATGCTGCACTTTGACTGTCTACACCACCCACCAGCCAACCAACAG CGCAGCAAACAACGAGGGCCTGCCTCCACCTCCAACAACGCAGAACACATTGCCCACCTGGACAGACACCCCTACAAGCCAATCAGCAATGAGGAGCTGGCacat GCCAGTGAGTTGCTGAGCCAGGAGATGGAGGTGGTGAGGGCAGGTATGGGTCACGGGGACCTGTCCATGGAGGCCTACAGCCAGGTGTGGGAGGAGTGTTACGGCCAGGTGCTGTACCTCTCCGCCCAGAGCCGCTACACCAGGGCCAACCTGGCCTCCAAGAAGGACCGCATAGACTCTCTGGAGAAGAAACTAGAG ATCAACCGAGGCCACATGACGTGTGAGGCCCGTCGCGCTGCTCGTCTGGAGCGTCGTCTCAAG gtGTTACTAGGAGGGTACCAGTCCCGTGCTGTAGGTCTACTGAAGCAGCATGGTGAACTGTGGGAGCAGGTTGAGCAGGCAGCTACGGAGCTCCACACCTTCACTGAGCTGAAGAAACAAGAAGACACAGCGATACCCCGCAGACAAGAG GCTCTAAGGGAGGACgtggagagacagcaggagagagaaaaggagcttCAGCAGAGATATGGAGACTTGCTGCTGGAGAAAGAAGCTCTGCTGTCTGCTAAATACTAA
- the LOC115138599 gene encoding cell division cycle 5-like protein isoform X1, with translation MPRIMIKGGVWRNTEDEILKAAVMKYGKNQWSRIASLLHRKSAKQCKARWYEWLDPSIKKTEWSREEEEKLLHLAKLMPTQWRTIAPIIGRTAAQCLEHYEFLLDKAAQRDNEEDTADDPRKLKPGEIDPNPETKPARPDPVDMDEDELEMLSEARARLANTQGKKAKRKAREKQLEEARRLAALQKRRELRAAGIDAQKKRKKKRGVDYNAEIPFEKKPSQGFYDTSMELYEGLEPNFKRLRQQHLDGELRNEKEERERKRDRQKIKKKKESDLPSAILQTSGVAEFTKKRSKLVLPAPQISDAELEEVVKLGQASEVARQTAEESGITNSASSALLSEYSLSNSAMTTGLRTPKTPAAQDKILQEAQNLMALTNVDTPLKGGLNTPLHQSDFSGVTPQRQAVQTPNTVLTTPFRTPGPGSEGGMTPQGALTPKGPGTVTPGVTPGRTPLRDKLNINSEEQLADPAYARHLQRESREQLKLGLMSLPIPKNDFEIVLPENAETELEEMETETGYMEDASEIELRNRAARDAEQEKELKLRHTAVQRILPRPSEVNESILRPLGTDPLSELQQAEEIIKKEMITMLHFDCLHHPPANQQRSKQRGPASTSNNAEHIAHLDRHPYKPISNEELAHASELLSQEMEVVRAGMGHGDLSMEAYSQVWEECYGQVLYLSAQSRYTRANLASKKDRIDSLEKKLEINRGHMTCEARRAARLERRLKVLLGGYQSCAVGLLKQHGELWEQ, from the exons ATGCCGCGTATCATGATCAAGGGGGGTGTATGGCGAAACACCGAG gaTGAAATACTGAAGGCAGCGGTGATGAAATATGGGAAGAACCAGTGGTCTCGTATTGCCTCCCTGCTGCACCGCAAGTCTGCCAAACAGTGCAAGGcccgctg GTATGAGTGGCTGGATCCCAGCATTAAGAAAACCGAGTGGtccagagaagaagaggagaagctGCTCCATCTGGCCAAGCTTATGCCCACCCAATGGAGGACCATTGCTCCTATCATAGGACGCACCGCTGCCCAGTGTCTGGAGCACTACGAGTTTCTACT agacaAAGCAGCCCAGAGGGACAATGAGGAGGATACAGCTGATGATCCCAGGAAACTGAAGCCTGGAGAGATCGACCCCAACCCTGAAACCAAGCCCGCTAGGCCTGACCCTGTGGATATGGACGAag atgagcTGGAGATGCTGTCTGAGGCCAGAGCTCGTCTGGCCAACACTCAGGGGAAGAAAGCCAAGAGGAAGGCCAGAGAGAAACAGCTGGAGGAGGCCAG ACGACTGGCTGCTCTACAGAAGCGCAGGGAGTTGAGGGCAGCAGGCATCGACGctcagaagaagaggaagaagaagagaggagtggactACAATGCTGAGATTCCCTTTGAGAAGAAACCTTCTCAG GGTTTCTATGACACCAGCATGGAGCTCTATGAAGGTCTGGAACCAAACTTCAAACGCCTGAGACAACAACACCTGGACGGAGAGCTACGcaa tgagaaggaggagagggagaggaagagggatagacagaagaTCAAGAAGAAGAAGGAAAGTGATCTTCCGTCAGCCATCCTCCAGACTAGCGGAGTAGCGGAGTTCACCAAGAAACGCAGCAAACTGGTGCTGCCTGCACCACAG ATCTCTGATGCGGAGCTGGAGGAGGTGGTTAAGCTGGGTCAGGCCAGTGAAGTGGCTCGTCAGACCGCTGAGGAATCTGGGATCACTAACTCCGCCTCCTCAGCCCTACTGTCAGAATACAGCCTTTCCAACAGCGCCATGACAACTGGGCTACGCACCCCCAAGACCCCTGCCGCGCAGGACAAGATACTACAG gaggCCCAGAACCTGATGGCTCTAACTAACGTAGACACTCCTCTGAAAGGAGGTCTGAACACTCCTCTCCACCAGAGTGACTTCTCAGGAGTCACACCCCAAAGACAGGCAGTACAGACACCGAATACTGTACTGACCACACCTTTCAG AACCCCGGGTCCAGGGTCTGAGGGCGGTATGACCCCCCAGGGAGCATTAACCCCTAAAGGACCGGGTACTGTGACCCCTGGAGTAACCCCTGGGCGCACCCCTCTACGAGACAAACTCAACATCAATAGTGAGGAACAACTAGCAGACCCTGCCTACGCTAGACATCTG CAACGAGAGTCGAGGGAGCAGCTGAAGCTGGGTCTGATGTCGCTGCCGATCCCCAAGAACGACTTTGAGATCGTTCTACCAGAAAACGCAGAGACTGAACTGGAGGAAATGGAGACGGAGACCGGATACATGGAGGACGCCTCAGAGATAGAGCTACGCAATCGG gctgCCCGGGAtgcagagcaggagaaagagcTGAAGCTGAGACACACTGCTGTACAGAGGATTCTACCCAGACCATCAGAG GTGAATGAGTCTATCCTGCGTCCGTTGGGAACAGATCCTCTGTCAGAACTGCAGCAGGCTGAGGAGATTATCAAGAAGGAGATGATCACTATGCTGCACTTTGACTGTCTACACCACCCACCAGCCAACCAACAG CGCAGCAAACAACGAGGGCCTGCCTCCACCTCCAACAACGCAGAACACATTGCCCACCTGGACAGACACCCCTACAAGCCAATCAGCAATGAGGAGCTGGCacat GCCAGTGAGTTGCTGAGCCAGGAGATGGAGGTGGTGAGGGCAGGTATGGGTCACGGGGACCTGTCCATGGAGGCCTACAGCCAGGTGTGGGAGGAGTGTTACGGCCAGGTGCTGTACCTCTCCGCCCAGAGCCGCTACACCAGGGCCAACCTGGCCTCCAAGAAGGACCGCATAGACTCTCTGGAGAAGAAACTAGAG ATCAACCGAGGCCACATGACGTGTGAGGCCCGTCGCGCTGCTCGTCTGGAGCGTCGTCTCAAG GTGTTACTAGGAGGGTACCAGTCCTGTGCTGTAGGTCTACTGAAGCAGCATGGTGAACTGTGGGAACAGTGA